One part of the Ursus arctos isolate Adak ecotype North America unplaced genomic scaffold, UrsArc2.0 scaffold_14, whole genome shotgun sequence genome encodes these proteins:
- the LOC113248933 gene encoding olfactory receptor-like protein OLF4: protein MQPGNDTSISEFLLLGLSEEPELQPLLFGLFLSMYLITVCGNLLLILAVSSDFRLHTPMYFFLANLSFVDICVTSTTIPKMLWNIQTQSKVITYTGCITQMYFFIIFSGLDIYLLSVMAYDRFAAICHPLHYTVIMNPRLCGLLVLVSWITNVLHSLLQTSTVLQLSFRREVEITHFFCELNQIIQLACSDTFLNNVVMYFAAVLLGGGPFAGILYSYSKIVSSILGISSAQGKYKAFSTCASHLSVVSLFFCTCLGVYLSSAAPQSSHTSAVASVMYTVVTPMLNPFFYSLRNGDVKRALKIIIGLPVI, encoded by the coding sequence ATGCAACCAGGCAATGATACAAGCATATCAGAATTCCTTCTTCTGGGACTGTCAGAGGAACCAGAGCTGCAGCCCCTCCTATtcgggcttttcctctccatgtacctgatcactgtgtgtggaaacctgctcctcatcctggccgtcagctctgacttccgcctccacacccccatgtacttcttcctggccaacctgtcctttgtagacatatGTGTCACgtccaccaccatccccaagatgctgtggaacatccagactcagagcaaagtcataACCTACACAGGCTGCATCACCCAAATGTACTTCTTCATAATCTTTTCAGGGTTGGACATTTATCTCCTGAGTGTGATGGCTTACGACAGGTTTGCGGctatctgtcaccccctgcactacacagtcatcatgaacccccgGCTCTGTGGACTGTTGGTTCTGGTGTCTTGGATCACAAATGTCTTGCATTCCTTGTTACAGACCTCAACTGTGTTGCAGCTGTCCTTCCGAAGAGAGGTAGAGATcacccactttttctgtgaactcaatcagatCATCCAACTTGCATGTTCTGACACCTTTCTTAATAACGTGGTGATGTATTTTGCAGCTGTCCTGCTGGGTGGTGGTCCTTTTGCtgggatcctttactcttactctaagatagtttcctccatccttgggatctcatcagctcagggcaagtataaagcattttccacctgtgcatctcacctctcagttgtctccttatttttttgtacatgcctaggagtgtaccttagctctgctgctccccagagctcccacacaagtgcagtggcctcggtgatgtacacggtggtcacccccatgctgaaccccttcttCTACAGCCTGAGGAATGGAGATGTAAAGAGGGCTCTGAAAATAATCATTGGGCTTCCAGTGATATAA